The following are encoded together in the Zingiber officinale cultivar Zhangliang chromosome 8A, Zo_v1.1, whole genome shotgun sequence genome:
- the LOC122011796 gene encoding jasmonate-induced oxygenase 1-like, giving the protein MEAIVEWPEPVVRVQTLAGGDTIPDRYVKPPSERPDLTATKAGLAKGVPVIDFSSLAAGGATEAVRAACRDWGFFQLVNHGIGSAAAARRAWHDFFALPMEEKQRYANSPATFEGYGSRLGVTKGALLDWGDYFFLHLSPPSDHAKWPSSPPKLREKTEEYCGAVGKVIEQVKKAISAALGVEEGFMEAAFGAAGAAVRINYYPKCPQPELALGLSPHSDPGGLTVLLPDDHVKGLQVRHAGEWITVDPVLGGLIVNIGDQIQVLTNGKYQSVEHRVIVNAAVERLSIAYFHNPQDDLVITPANEFVTRAEPAKYKPMKYKDYKMQIRMRGPGGKSHVDLLTNT; this is encoded by the exons ATGGAGGCGATAGTGGAGTGGCCGGAGCCCGTCGTCCGGGTCCAAACCCTCGCCGGCGGGGACACTATCCCCGACCGGTACGTCAAGCCGCCCTCCGAGCGGCCCGACTTGACTGCCACCAAGGCCGGACTAGCTAAGGGTGTTCCGGTGATCGATTTCTCCTCGCTGGCGGCAGGAGGTGCGACGGAGGCAGTGCGGGCGGCGTGCCGGGACTGGGGCTTCTTCCAGTTGGTGAACCACGGTATCGGGAGCGCTGCGGCGGCGCGGCGCGCGTGGCACGACTTCTTCGCGCTGCCAATGGAGGAGAAGCAGCGGTACGCGAACTCTCCGGCGACGTTCGAGGGCTACGGCAGTCGACTCGGCGTCACCAAGGGCGCCCTCCTAGACTGGGGAGACTACTTCTTCCTCCACCTCTCCCCTCCCTCCGACCACGCTAAATGGCCCTCCTCGCCGCCTAAATTGAG GGAGAAGACAGAGGAGTACTGTGGGGCGGTGGGGAAGGTAATTGAGCAGGTGAAGAAGGCGATATCGGCAGCGCTGGGGGTGGAGGAAGGGTTCATGGAGGCGGCGTTCGGGGCGGCGGGGGCGGCGGTGAGAATAAACTACTACCCCAAGTGCCCGCAGCCGGAGCTCGCCCTGGGTCTGTCGCCGCACTCCGACCCCGGCGGCCTCACCGTGCTTCTTCCGGACGACCACGTCAAGGGGCTTCAGGTCCGCCACGCCGGCGAGTGGATCACCGTCGACCCTGTCCTTGGTGGCCTCATCGTCAACATCGGCGATCAAATCCAG GTGCTGACGAACGGTAAATACCAGAGCGTGGAGCATCGCGTGATCGTGAACGCCGCCGTCGAGAGGCTCTCCATCGCCTACTTTCACAACCCGCAAGATGACCTAGTAATCACCCCCGCCAATGAGTTCGTGACACGTGCCGAGCCCGCCAAATATAAGCCAATGAAGTACAAGGACTACAAGATGCAGATCAGGATGCGGGGGCCCGGCGGCAAATCCCACGTGGACTTACTCACAAACACATGA